Proteins from a single region of Thunnus albacares chromosome 14, fThuAlb1.1, whole genome shotgun sequence:
- the synpo2la gene encoding synaptopodin 2-like protein, translating to MVAEEVIITLSGGAPWGFRLQGGVEHQKPLQVAKVRKRSKACRAGLRETDELVSINEQPCEMLSHAQAMNLIDSSPGILHIRVKRAPAGFQSVVLVTRAPSPRIDKEYRAALRAMTPPHHAPVREVHRSRSSITSGLTSPPGSEAYYAETDSDADVAGFERQRRQKRRSPSNSIPGKPTGRASPEGGETSEMSGYDSAPDAQLYSNLLDGHGEGGDGGVGLPGVARREVIYQPPGPGMWSSQTSTETSSIISSAEDQGPRDGVQEEDSGLLEPANVPLVSPERAKEALMLGSRSQLVPMVGPVNKPIDEELTTTYMEKAKQAKLNRGDTQQDKHVKEAKSKCRTIASLLTDAPNPHSKGVLMFKKRRQRSKKYTLTSFGSVDEDRSLDSQEEDGVFPGSESEFDEDGFSSAPDPTWDSDYIDMLEKRATAGTEGRGDGAEDAPSPGLSQTAGKGVQLFEQQRKRAAEHAKKVEAAQPQAPPQSQVQEQAQVYQLHPEIQPQMQSNLQPQQMIPPGPPVIQQEQSQVPGPVAVAAHGMSNGDLCHSEISTASLVMSPPPVAPKPATASVTILTSHTSPVETPLPELPASNVLNRTARPFTPGFISIRAATVPVTFRPPVTKTNQRPASAAVVTPPFFNASEEAINATSVMAQLPPGPPSVLSPPSSIPPGPLALTPEAPVTFHPPAISTSVETMQAAQPVTTVNQAPFATEPPVSMSSMHPAPQPQEPMAPAPVHPVSQITSSAQPVVLRPPVQVPVAQPPPPQFSMSPVAPVSVASQPEAVATTPDPGSAGRTGILLEARRRGGKPKPMFSVPDVKKNSPNPELLSMVQKLDDTYTRYKFGQPPSEVTYDGAGEESSGEAGIGRVPPPVAPKPRVIHEAPQILQAGGKGAQLFARRQSRMGMFVVDTPPETPYQQEVASYSAAQPFDSSSSSSLPSHWKYSPNVRAPPPIGYNPLLAPSIPTGPQRDKGPDSRGRGGSQREGIKALDFMRRQPYQLNSAMFNYGGSAANLSGMPSYQAQRQQQGDYTTRMVGSSLTSPRQIPLKTARVYEVKRFSTPTPMSAPTLAPKVIAPRSATTLGERLTHSSMISPPPALFTPTLAPPLTPAPVSAPTPASPPFQPAGLPCLPKFSTTPIPNPVPAAVPTPYTPVSYTTGLQAAKQFQSAPELSILSSLPPVKSNPVQAPKPHFVATRGGVQPRVWRPGAM from the exons ATGGTTGCGGAGGAAGTGATAATTACATTGTCCGGAGGAGCGCCATGGGGCTTTCGTCTTCAGGGAGGTGTGGAACATCAGAAACCGCTCCAGGTGGCTAAG GTGCGTAAACGCAGCAAAGCATGTAGGGCTGGACTGCGGGAGACTGATGAGCTGGTGTCCATCAATGAACAGCCATGTGAAATGCTATCCCACGCCCAGGCCATGAACCTCATCGACAGCTCCCCGGGTATATTACACATCCGGGTCAAAAG GGCGCCTGCTGGTTTTCAGTCTGTGGTCCTTGTGACCCGTGCCCCATCTCCTCGTATAGACAAGGAGTACCGTGCTGCTCTGCGTGCCATGACACCCCCCCACCATGCACCCGTCCGTGAGGTCCACCGTAGCCGCTCCTCAATAACCAGTGGCTTGACATCTCCACCTGGTAGTGAAGCTTACTATGCTGAGACTGACAGTGACGCAGATGTGGCAGGCTTCGAGAGGCAGCGCCGGCAGAAACGCCGCAGCCCCAGCAACTCCATCCCAGGGAAACCAACAGGACGAGCCTCCCCTGAGGGTGGGGAGACATCAGAGATGAGTGGCTATGACAGCGCTCCAGATGCACAACTTTACTCCAATTTGTTGGATGGACATGGGGAAGGTGGAGATGGAGGTGTGGGGCTACCTGGGGTGGCACGGAGGGAGGTGATTTACCAGCCTCCTGGTCCAGGAATGTGGTCTTCTCAGACATCCACAGAGACGTCTTCCATCATCTCCTCAGCAGAAGACCAGGGGCCACGGGATGGAGTGCAGGAAGAAGACAGCGGCTTACTGGAGCCAGCCAACGTGCCACTGGTATCCCCTGAAAGGGCCAAGGAGGCACTGATGCTGGGCTCCCGCAGCCAGCTTGTGCCCATGGTGGGCCCTGTGAATAAACCCATCGATGAGGAACTTACGACAACCTACATGGAAAAAGCCAAGCAAGCCA AACTGAATCGAGGAGATACACAGCAAGACAAGCATGTAAAGGAAGCCAAAAGCAAGTGTCGAACAATTGCATCCCTACTGACAGATGCTCCCAACCCTCACTCCAAGGGGGTGCTGATGTTCAAGAAGAGGCGGCAGCGGTCAAAGAAGTACACCCTCACCAGCTTTGGCAGTGTGGATGAGGATAGGAGTCTGGACTCACAAGAAGAGGATGGGGTGTTTCCTGGCAGTGAGTCAGAGTTTGATGAAGATGGGTTTTCATCAGCTCCTGACCCAACTTGGGATAGTGACTACATAGATATGCTAGAGAAGAGGGCAACTGCAGGCACTGAAGGTCGTGGGGATGGGGCAGAGGACGCTCCGAGTCCAGGGTTGAGTCAGACTGCAGGCAAGGGTGTCCAATTGTTtgagcagcagagaaagagggCTGCTGAGCATGCCAAGAAGGTGGAGGCGGCACAACCTCAGGCTCCTCCACAGTCTCAAGTCCAGGAGCAGGCTCAGGTGTATCAGTTACATCCAGAGATACAACCACAGATGCAATCAAATCTTCAGCCTCAGCAGATGATACCACCTGGTCCTCCAGTCATACAACAAGAGCAATCCCAAGTTCCAGGTCCAGTTGCTGTTGCAGCTCATGGCATGTCTAATGGGGACCTATGCCATTCTGAAATTAGCACAGCAAGCCTGGTGATGTCACCTCCACCTGTGGCACCCAAACCAGCTACTGCTTCTGTGACTATTCTCACTAGTCATACATCACCAGTGGAGACACCATTACCAGAACTACCTGCCAGTAATGTTCTCAATAGAACTGCACGTCCTTTCACACCTGGCTTTATCAGCATCCGAGCTGCGACCGTCCCTGTAACATTCAGACCACCTGTTACAAAGACAAACCAGCGACCTGCCTCAGCAGCTGTTGTGACACCACCATTTTTCAATGCCTCTGAGGAAGCCATTAATGCTACATCAGTAATGGCACAGCTACCCCCTGGTCCTCCGTCAGTGCTCTCCCCGCCATCCTCTATACCTCCAGGTCCCTTGGCCCTGACACCAGAGGCTCCTGTTACCTTTCACCCTCCAGCCATCTCTACCTCTGTAGAGACAATGCAGGCAGCGCAACCAGTAACTACTGTTAATCAGGCTCCATTTGCAACTGAGCCCCCAGTATCTATGTCTTCAATGCACCCAGCTCCACAACCACAAGAACCAATGGCTCCAGCCCCTGTTCATCCTGTATCCCAAATTACCAGTTCAGCTCAACCAGTTGTATTAAGGCCTCCAGTTCAAGTGCCAGTTGCTCAGCCACCTCCACCTCAATTTTCCATGTCACCTGTAGCTCCAGTGTCAGTGGCCTCCCAGCCAGAAGCTGTAGCTACAACCCCTGATCCTGGTTCAGCAGGTCGCACAGGAATCTTACTTGAGGCTCGACGGCGTGGTGGTAAACCCAAACCTATGTTCAGTGTGCCAGATGTCAAGAAGAACTCCCCCAATCCTGAGCTGTTGTCCATGGTGCAGAAACTTGATGACACGTACACTCGGTACAAATTTGGCCAACCACCCTCTGAGGTTACCTATGATGGTGCAGGGGAAGAGAGCAGTGGTGAGGCTGGTATTGGGAGAGTGCCTCCACCAGTGGCACCCAAGCCTCGGGTTATCCACGAGGCCCCACAGATTCTTCAAGCAGGGGGCAAGGGGGCCCAGCTGTTTGCCCGCAGGCAGAGCCGCATGGGTATGTTTGTAGTTGACACCCCACCTGAGACCCCTTACCAACAGGAAGTGGCCTCATACAGTGCAGCCCAACCCTTTGACTCCTCCTCTAGTTCTTCCTTACCTTCTCATTGGAAGTACTCCCCAAATGTCCGCGCCCCTCCACCCATTGGGTACAACCCACTCCTAGCCCCCTCTATTCCAACGGGGCCTCAAAGGGATAAAGGGCCAGACAGCAGGGGTAGAGGGGGCTCCCAAAGAGAGGGCATCAAAGCTCTGGATTTCATGAGAAGGCAGCCCTACCAGCTCAACTCTGCGATGTTCAACTATGGAGGCAGTGCTGCTAATCTATCAGGCATGCCTTCTTACCAGgcccagaggcagcagcagggTGACTATACAACAAGAATGGTGGGCAGCTCATTAACCTCACCTAGGCAGATCCCCCTGAAAACCGCCCGTGTCTATGAGGTCAAGCGATTCTCCACACCCACACCAATGTCAGCTCCCACTCTGGCTCCCAAAGTCATTGCACCCCGCTCAGCCACTACCCTTGGAGAACGTCTGACTCACTCCAGCATGATCTCCCCACCGCCTGCTCTTTTCACTCCAACCCTGGCCCCTCCCTTGACACCCGCACCAGTCAGTGCTCCAACCCCAGCTTCACCTCCCTTCCAACCAGCTGGACTACCCTGCCTGCCAAAATTCTCTACCACCCCTATTCCAAACCCTGTGCCCGCTGCGGTCCCTACACCTTACACTCCAGTCTCGTACACCACTGGGCTCCAGGCAGCCAAGCAGTTCCAGAGCGCCCCCGAGCTCAGTATCCTTTCCTCTTTGCCCCCGGTCAAATCCAACCCAGTACAGGCACCCAAACCACATTTTGTAGCAACCAGGGGAGGCGTTCAGCCCCGTGTCTGGAGGCCAGGGGCAATGTGA